A stretch of the Sulfurospirillum sp. UCH001 genome encodes the following:
- a CDS encoding MFS transporter gives MIFFKISGFFFFYFVVTGVYVIFMPKILLLLGYSAPQIGAIFALAPLMRFFVPFFFLKHFELTQKVFYTALGGALFSIVMFYPTIHHFYLFMLPNMLLGACLGMILPYVETYAMEHLQKERFGRSRLFGSIGFMLIGIILARHLEDYTNGLHYLLLGISLTAFFAYWLTKNNTHFANTDAKKEEPFHFFHLKYLWLSLFLLQVSFGAFYNFFTIYETAHGISLETTSYLWAFGVICEIILFYFQAPLLQRFSLLALVKLGVFLTALRWFLLFAFPSSLFISYAAQSLHAFSFALHHTAALSLLYTFYAHKKLAAQFYYGFSFGLGGFVGALMAGYFYGEYLYLYASFIALLSLVSLVLFKEKE, from the coding sequence ATGATCTTTTTTAAAATTTCTGGTTTTTTCTTTTTTTATTTCGTCGTTACGGGCGTTTACGTCATTTTCATGCCAAAGATTTTACTCCTACTTGGTTACAGCGCACCCCAAATCGGGGCTATCTTTGCACTAGCTCCTCTTATGCGTTTTTTTGTTCCTTTTTTCTTTCTCAAACATTTTGAACTAACACAAAAAGTCTTTTATACAGCCCTTGGAGGGGCACTTTTTTCCATTGTAATGTTTTATCCAACCATTCATCACTTCTATCTTTTTATGCTTCCAAATATGCTCCTAGGAGCCTGTTTAGGGATGATTTTGCCTTATGTTGAAACCTATGCAATGGAGCACTTGCAAAAAGAGCGTTTTGGCAGATCACGTCTTTTTGGCTCTATTGGTTTTATGCTTATTGGTATTATCCTTGCACGTCATTTGGAAGATTACACCAATGGACTGCATTATTTGTTACTTGGTATTAGTTTAACTGCTTTTTTTGCTTACTGGCTTACCAAAAACAATACTCACTTTGCAAATACAGATGCCAAAAAAGAGGAACCTTTTCACTTTTTTCACCTAAAGTATTTATGGCTTAGCCTCTTTCTTTTACAAGTTAGTTTTGGCGCATTTTATAACTTCTTTACCATTTATGAAACAGCGCATGGCATTAGCCTTGAAACGACCAGTTATTTATGGGCTTTTGGTGTTATTTGCGAAATTATACTCTTCTATTTTCAAGCGCCATTGCTTCAACGATTTAGTCTTTTAGCCTTAGTGAAATTAGGCGTATTTCTTACGGCACTTCGTTGGTTTTTACTCTTTGCCTTTCCTTCATCACTCTTTATCTCGTATGCAGCACAATCTTTGCATGCATTTAGCTTTGCCTTGCATCATACGGCCGCTCTAAGCCTTTTATATACGTTTTATGCACACAAAAAACTTGCAGCTCAATTTTATTATGGTTTTTCATTTGGGTTAGGAGGCTTTGTAGGCGCCTTGATGGCTGGGTATTTTTATGGGGAATATCTCTACTTATACGCGAGTTTTATTGCATTACTCTCACTTGTAAGCTTAGTGCTTTTCAAGGAGAAAGAATAA
- the fliL gene encoding flagellar basal body-associated protein FliL, with product MFNEKLLKISLGFILLLIIVGFFTINYMLNDDNSTPSYTSSPSTKRATNTSTDVKELSLDTIYINIRSQKYKILKADIALKLKNANSKKALQNNMDNVRNSVLQYLNAMDANGLETVSGKERLKEELIDMLESTFGYEIETIYIKNFILSP from the coding sequence ATGTTTAATGAAAAACTACTCAAAATTTCTTTAGGTTTTATTCTTTTATTGATTATTGTAGGTTTTTTTACGATTAACTATATGTTAAACGATGACAATAGTACCCCTTCATATACCTCTTCTCCTAGCACAAAACGCGCTACTAACACCAGTACGGATGTCAAAGAACTGAGTCTTGATACGATCTATATCAATATTCGCTCACAAAAATACAAAATTCTCAAAGCCGATATTGCGTTAAAACTGAAAAATGCCAATAGTAAAAAGGCACTTCAAAACAATATGGATAATGTAAGAAATTCCGTACTACAGTATCTTAATGCTATGGATGCCAATGGTTTGGAAACAGTGAGTGGGAAAGAGCGTCTTAAAGAAGAGTTGATTGATATGTTAGAAAGTACGTTTGGATATGAAATAGAAACAATTTATATTAAAAACTTTATTCTTTCTCCTTGA